The Methanoculleus sp. SDB genome segment CATATTGACAAGACAGAGCGTCAGCTGACCGCGGAAGCCCGGATCCACGAATCCACCGCCGATGAGGACACCACGCCTCCCGAATGAGGAACGGCACCGGAGGGTTCCGGCGATGTCCGCAGGAAGCTCCACCCATTCGCAACTGTGGACGAGCGTGCACCCTCCCCGTCTGAGTGTCGTGTCCTCCGCGGCACGGAGATCATACGATGCCGGCTGCTGGCACTCTGCTGCATAGGGGCGTATCACGAGATCACCCGCGCGGATACGCCGGCCGGTTTCTGCTGCTGCGAGGATCATTCTGTACAATTATCGGCGGGAAAATGCTTAATACATTATCATACGAAT includes the following:
- a CDS encoding deoxycytidine triphosphate deaminase; amino-acid sequence: MILAAAETGRRIRAGDLVIRPYAAECQQPASYDLRAAEDTTLRRGGCTLVHSCEWVELPADIAGTLRCRSSFGRRGVLIGGGFVDPGFRGQLTLCLVNMGDADVPVIAGERVVQLILHAVKGGDRLYDGRYQDSTGAVNAR